In Rahnella variigena, one DNA window encodes the following:
- the acs gene encoding acetate--CoA ligase, which produces MSHVYKHPIPASVAERTLITPEKYQQFYQQSVEDPDAFWAEQAKVLDWIKPFTKVKNTSFAPGNIDIRWFEDGTLNLAANCLDRHLAEKGDQTALIWEGDDPNAENKHVTYKQLHHDVCKFANVLKGLGVKKGDVVAIYMPMVPEAAVAMLACARIGAVHSVIFAGFSPEAVSGRIIDSSAKVVITADEGLRAGRTIPLKQNVDDALKNPSVTSVTHSIIFKRTGKQGEWKEGRDIWWHDAIDGVSAECPAEEMKAEDPLFILYTSGSTGKPKGVLHTTGGYLVYAALTFKYTFDYHDGDIYWCTADVGWVTGHSYLLYGPLACGAISLMFEGVPNYPTPARMAQVIDKHKVNILYTAPTAIRALMAEGDKAIEGTSRESLRIMGSVGEPINPEAWEWYYKTIGNSHCPIVDTWWQTETGGFMITPLPGATELKAGSATRPFFGVQPALVDNEGVPQEGACEGNLVITDSWPGQARTLFGDHERFEQTYFSTFKNMYFSGDGARRDEDGYYWITGRVDDVLNISGHRLGTAEIESALVSHPKIAEAAVVGIPHNIKGQAIYAYITLNHGEEPSPELYTEVRNWVRKEIGSIATPDVLHWTDSLPKTRSGKIMRRILRKIAAGDTSNLGDTSTLADPGVVDKLLEEKQSMKVPS; this is translated from the coding sequence ATGAGCCATGTTTATAAGCACCCTATTCCTGCCTCTGTCGCAGAACGTACCCTGATCACACCTGAGAAATATCAGCAGTTTTATCAACAGTCTGTCGAAGATCCGGATGCATTCTGGGCCGAACAGGCGAAAGTTCTGGACTGGATCAAACCTTTCACAAAAGTGAAGAACACGTCATTCGCACCGGGAAATATCGATATCCGCTGGTTTGAGGACGGTACCCTCAATCTGGCCGCGAACTGCCTGGATCGTCATTTAGCGGAAAAAGGCGACCAGACGGCGCTGATATGGGAAGGCGATGACCCTAACGCTGAAAACAAACACGTCACCTACAAACAGCTTCACCATGATGTCTGCAAGTTTGCGAATGTACTGAAAGGATTGGGTGTTAAAAAAGGCGACGTTGTCGCTATTTATATGCCGATGGTGCCGGAAGCTGCCGTTGCCATGCTGGCCTGCGCGCGTATTGGTGCCGTGCATTCAGTTATCTTTGCCGGTTTCTCACCTGAAGCCGTCTCTGGTCGTATTATCGACTCCAGCGCGAAAGTGGTTATCACCGCTGATGAAGGGCTGCGTGCGGGACGCACTATTCCGCTCAAGCAGAATGTGGACGATGCGCTGAAAAATCCTTCAGTCACCAGTGTGACACATTCCATTATTTTCAAACGCACCGGCAAACAGGGCGAGTGGAAAGAAGGTCGTGATATCTGGTGGCATGATGCCATTGATGGCGTTTCAGCTGAATGTCCGGCCGAAGAAATGAAAGCGGAAGATCCGCTCTTTATCCTCTATACCTCAGGTTCTACCGGTAAGCCAAAAGGCGTGCTGCACACCACAGGCGGTTATCTTGTCTATGCCGCTCTTACATTTAAATACACCTTTGATTATCACGATGGGGACATTTACTGGTGTACCGCCGATGTTGGCTGGGTAACGGGTCACAGCTATTTGCTCTACGGCCCGCTGGCATGCGGCGCAATCAGCCTGATGTTTGAAGGTGTACCAAATTATCCGACACCTGCTCGCATGGCTCAGGTCATTGATAAGCATAAAGTAAACATTCTCTATACGGCTCCTACCGCTATCCGTGCACTGATGGCTGAAGGCGATAAAGCGATTGAAGGGACCAGCCGTGAATCGCTGCGGATCATGGGCTCGGTGGGGGAACCCATTAACCCGGAAGCCTGGGAGTGGTACTACAAAACAATAGGCAACAGCCATTGCCCGATTGTCGATACCTGGTGGCAAACCGAAACTGGCGGTTTCATGATAACGCCATTGCCAGGCGCCACTGAGCTGAAAGCCGGTTCGGCAACGCGACCGTTCTTTGGCGTTCAGCCTGCGCTGGTGGATAACGAAGGTGTTCCACAGGAAGGTGCGTGCGAAGGCAATCTGGTGATCACCGATTCATGGCCCGGACAGGCGCGTACGCTCTTTGGTGATCATGAACGCTTCGAGCAGACCTATTTCTCAACGTTCAAGAATATGTATTTCAGTGGCGACGGTGCCCGTCGTGACGAAGATGGTTATTACTGGATCACCGGTCGTGTTGATGACGTGCTGAATATTTCCGGCCATCGTCTGGGAACCGCTGAGATTGAATCCGCGCTGGTTTCACACCCTAAAATTGCAGAAGCGGCTGTTGTCGGCATTCCGCATAACATCAAAGGGCAAGCTATTTACGCCTATATCACTCTCAATCACGGCGAAGAACCGTCACCGGAACTCTATACCGAAGTGCGCAACTGGGTGCGCAAAGAGATAGGATCCATCGCCACACCAGACGTTCTTCACTGGACGGACTCATTACCTAAAACCCGCTCCGGAAAAATCATGCGCCGTATCCTGCGCAAAATTGCTGCCGGTGACACCAGTAATCTGGGAGACACCTCTACGCTGGCGGATCCGGGCGTAGTCGACAAATTGTTGGAAGAAAAACAATCAATGAAAGTGCCGTCGTAA
- a CDS encoding DUF485 domain-containing protein — MNDLIYQRVVNNPRFRELVQKRSRFAWLLSGITLVLYVAFILLIAFDPQWLGTPLYEGATITRGIPVGVGLIVISFVLTGIYVIRANSEFDRLTADIIREVQP; from the coding sequence ATGAATGATCTCATTTATCAGAGAGTTGTAAATAATCCGCGCTTTAGGGAACTGGTGCAAAAACGCAGTCGTTTTGCCTGGTTACTGTCAGGGATTACCTTGGTTCTGTACGTTGCCTTTATCCTGCTGATTGCTTTTGATCCGCAGTGGCTGGGAACCCCACTTTATGAAGGTGCCACCATTACCCGGGGTATTCCTGTTGGCGTGGGGCTGATCGTTATCTCTTTCGTCCTGACCGGGATTTATGTCATCCGTGCGAATAGCGAATTTGACCGGCTGACGGCAGATATTATCCGCGAGGTGCAGCCATGA
- the actP gene encoding cation/acetate symporter ActP — MKARRGSLLLLALASAFPFSLFAAEGIAGEVKRQPLNIEAIVMFVLFVGATLYITYWAAKRTRSRQDYYTAGGRITGLQNGMAIAGDFMSAASFLGISALVYTSGYDGLIYSIGFLIGWPIILFLIAERLRNLGKYTFADVASYRLKQKPIRLLSACGSLVVVALYLIAQMVGAGKLIQLLFGLNYHVAVILVGILMVLYVLFGGMLATTWVQIIKAILLLAGATFMAVMVMRSVGFNFNTLFTQAVAVHSKGIAIMSPGGLVSDPISALSLGLALMFGTAGLPHILMRFFTVNDAKEARKSVFYATGFIGYFYILTFIIGFGAIVLVSGNPAFKDASGVLLGGNNMAAVHLADAVGGSFFLGFISAVAFATILAVVAGLTLAGASAVSHDLYASVIKDGKATERDELRVSKITVILLGIVAIALGILFEKQNIAFMVGLAFSIAASCNFPIILLSMYWSKLTTRGAMIGGWLGLLTAVILMILGPTIWVQILGHAKPIYPYEYPALFSMIVAFVGTWFFSITDNSQEGQKERERFYPQFVRSQTGIGISQSSNH; from the coding sequence ATGAAGGCGCGTCGTGGCTCTCTCCTTTTACTGGCGTTGGCTTCAGCCTTCCCCTTCAGCCTGTTTGCCGCCGAAGGGATTGCAGGTGAAGTGAAACGTCAGCCTCTTAATATAGAAGCGATTGTAATGTTCGTACTGTTTGTCGGTGCGACGTTATATATCACCTATTGGGCAGCAAAACGTACACGATCCCGTCAGGATTACTACACTGCGGGCGGGCGTATTACCGGCCTGCAAAACGGTATGGCGATTGCTGGTGACTTTATGTCAGCCGCGTCTTTCCTGGGCATCTCTGCGCTGGTTTACACCTCCGGATACGATGGGCTGATTTACTCCATCGGTTTCCTGATTGGCTGGCCTATTATCCTGTTCCTCATCGCCGAACGTCTGCGAAACCTGGGTAAATATACCTTTGCCGACGTGGCGTCTTACCGTCTGAAACAGAAACCCATCCGGCTGCTTTCAGCCTGTGGTTCGCTGGTCGTAGTCGCGTTGTATCTTATTGCACAGATGGTCGGTGCCGGTAAGTTAATCCAGCTGCTGTTTGGTCTTAACTATCATGTTGCCGTGATCCTGGTCGGGATCCTGATGGTGCTCTATGTGTTGTTTGGCGGGATGCTGGCGACAACCTGGGTGCAAATCATCAAAGCAATTCTGCTGCTGGCGGGTGCGACATTCATGGCCGTGATGGTCATGAGATCTGTCGGCTTTAACTTCAATACGCTCTTTACTCAGGCCGTTGCGGTGCATTCTAAAGGGATTGCGATCATGAGCCCGGGAGGATTGGTTTCAGACCCGATATCAGCTCTGTCTCTTGGCCTCGCGCTGATGTTCGGTACCGCCGGTCTGCCGCATATCCTGATGCGTTTCTTCACGGTTAACGATGCTAAAGAAGCGCGTAAAAGCGTATTTTATGCCACCGGCTTTATTGGTTACTTCTATATTCTGACCTTCATTATCGGTTTCGGCGCCATCGTTCTGGTCAGTGGGAATCCTGCCTTTAAAGATGCCAGCGGTGTATTGCTCGGCGGCAATAATATGGCAGCAGTCCATCTGGCTGATGCCGTTGGAGGAAGCTTCTTCCTTGGCTTCATCTCTGCCGTCGCCTTCGCTACTATTCTCGCCGTTGTTGCAGGTCTGACATTAGCGGGCGCTTCAGCGGTATCGCATGACCTTTATGCCAGTGTTATCAAGGATGGGAAAGCCACTGAACGGGATGAGTTACGCGTTTCGAAGATAACAGTCATCTTGTTAGGGATCGTGGCGATTGCTCTGGGTATTTTGTTTGAAAAACAGAATATTGCGTTCATGGTCGGTCTGGCTTTCTCCATCGCTGCGAGCTGTAACTTCCCGATTATCCTGCTTTCAATGTACTGGTCCAAACTGACTACGCGTGGAGCAATGATTGGTGGCTGGCTTGGATTACTCACTGCAGTCATACTCATGATCCTCGGGCCAACTATCTGGGTGCAGATTTTAGGGCATGCCAAACCTATTTATCCGTATGAATACCCAGCCTTATTCTCGATGATTGTCGCCTTCGTGGGGACCTGGTTCTTCTCGATTACTGATAACTCTCAGGAAGGCCAGAAAGAAAGGGAACGTTTCTATCCTCAGTTTGTACGCTCACAAACCGGGATCGGGATCTCTCAAAGTTCTAATCACTGA